The following nucleotide sequence is from Trifolium pratense cultivar HEN17-A07 linkage group LG2, ARS_RC_1.1, whole genome shotgun sequence.
AGTACATAATCTGAATTAACATAATCTCTGAATTGCTGGATCGATGTCTTCGGGTATAACAACAACAACGCAGTGGaatttctttaacaaacatGACTTCATTGTTCTGCTTGATAAAACTAGAGAACAATGAAAACATCATGTATCCATCAAAATTTGAGAGACACTGGTTTTCAAACAATTTGTGCACCTTTAAAGTGATTTCCACTATAGTCATTTTTCAAATCCTTACGGTTCATATTTTTCTATACCATAAAAATGTATCAACTGAAAAATTTATCTTTACAGTATTGATTTTCTTCATTGTGAAACGAAATCCATGTTTAAGCACTATTCATTTAGTAAACCCTAATCCAAATAacgtcacttttttttttaagttttttttttggttaaaaaaataaagtaaataagcCTATCGTCTTTGTTAAATAAGCCTATAGTATTTACATATTGtttctaaaagaaaaattgtatttCAATTAAGTTACTAAATTTTGTCGTTAGTAGTGAATTAAGCTTATGTGAGAggttataaatttcaaataaattaattttttcaaggatttattaaagaaaatacATATAGCCCATAACACCAACAAAAGCatgatatatataaatttagGTTTTTGTATGTACCAAAAACCCTAGGGGAGGTACAGTGCAGAAAAAAGAGATTTAACATCGGACAAAACAAGTTTCACGTTGGTTTTGTACGCAATAGGATCGCATGTGATGTGGTATATCCACCACATTTCACATCGGTTAACCAATATGATAagtatattttagtattttacacATCGGCTTATTAATTCCCCAATATGagattgtatttttatttttttttacttggaTGTCAACAAGCAAACAACCGGGTTGACTTCTCTCATTTACAATCATAAATAAGGCAACACCACGACAAGATCTCcggaaataattaaattaaaccacaaaagtttaaaaaatctaaaattatatgaataatTTCTCATACTAGAAGAGCATCTTTACTCGCTGCTACTAGTATTTGCTGATTCATAAGCAGATAAGCTTACTCACTGCTACTAGTATTTGCTGATTCATAAGCAGCATCGGCAGAAGATGTGTCCATGTCATGGAGACCTAATTCTTCATCTTGCTCCCATGTCCTCTCATATTCCTCAACTGGAGACACCGTGTTGATAAAATTACCAAAACAGAAAACAATCAaacattaatatatattaagatGAAGCCTGAAGAACTATGCAGCCAAGTAAAGATCACTACACGACAGTCACATAATAGTAATACATTCACCAACTAGAGATCATCAAATctataaaattcaaaatgaataaaaaattatttcaacagCAATGCCCTCTCGGAATGACATGAGCCATAGTTATATGATCAAGCTAATTAgaagttaaaacttaaaacccCATCACACCTAACAAGCAAACTACATAGAAGGCAATTAAACCAAATGgatatgaatatattttttcattattaatCCTCCTTAGTCCTTACATAGAAAACATAGGAAGCtataatatcatcaataaatAAAACTTTGATCAGATGAAGCAGAATACCCTAGTTTGTGTGCAATGGAGACGGGCCCCAGGACAAAACATATTCAACATCAAACATGGAAACTAATTGCAGTAAGCAAAACTTGTAGTCTGTGGGTGTTGAAGAAAAACTTACACATTaattgcttgtcgtcttttagATCATCAGTTGCAGGTGCTATGAAAGAATTTGCCAATGCATCATCAAGAATTAAAGTCCAAGGTTTATCCAAGCTAAGAAGCTGCAAAAAATGAAAAGCAGATAAAAATAATGATGTCAAAGACCATGCAGCTAGGGTGAGCCAAATATAATTGATATACATTGCAATTAGAAATTTAGAATAGTCATTACACATTACACAATAGGTATACATAAAAAGGTCAAAACCTGCGCGGGGGAGGCATATGCTCATCCCCCCATGTAAACCAAATATATTATACAATCATGTGGTACCTTGTTCAGCCTGGCCCCAAAGTCAAGCCACTTGCTTCTACTATGTTCATCAAGACTGTCTCCAAAAGTAAACCCATGGACCCTCTCAAGACCTGTAAGTGtgtaaatttaatattaaacatCTTGATGAAAGGAGAACAACTTGAAATCCCTCTTGACAAATCATTTTGACATTAATGTGTGTGGGAagagagagacagagagagagggagagagtgagagagagcatactttcactaatttttttaattaaacctTCAACAGTTGTAACAACTCCTCCTAAAGTGCCACTTGCCAACTCCAAGTCAAGTTCAGGCACTTGTACGCTAGCTGTATCAGACTAATGAAACCAAAAAACGACGAAGTTAATGCTTTGAATAAAAGAATTAATAGACAAATATAACAAGTATACATGGAAAGATATAAAGCATATTTATAGACGTCcaatcacataaaatattgtttaaatGGCCAGGCAAACATAAAATGAACAGCAGGCCCGTGAACAAAAAGTGTGAAGAGAGGACTAATTTACAACACCGAAAAATCATGTTCAGACTCGTCTTCAATGGAAACTTGAAAGGACTATTTAAGTATCATAACAACATTGATCAAAAACAAGTATGATTACAACTATTACCCCGAGTACATCATTGCAAACAGTGTATTAATGTATCAGAAGAGCATTATTTGACTTGACAAACCTTTATTACATCACGGTTTAGGTCGTTAACATTTTTCACATGAAGAGTCATCTTTTTTCCTTTCTCTGCAAACCCCCCACCCGCTTTCAACTGCATGATGAACAATAATTATTGTAGCCCagagagaaagaaataattACACACATGAAATCAACATATACCTCAGAGTTTCGGTAACCACAAACATCGCAAGTGAATGCCATAATGATTCCTTTTTTGAAGTACGGAATATCTATACATCATTAAGCTTAACAAAGTTTATAGATGAACTAATAAGACACGTTTCTCATGCCAACtcttaaaatagtaaaataacaTTAACAAATTGCAAAATAATAACTGAAGGACGACCCTTCAAATAAAGGCAAAACACTGTTAATAATAAACCAAAAGGGAAATATAAGAGATGCTAAAAGGATACCAATTTCAAACATTCGAGTTTCACATCCACCGGCACAACCAGCATAACAAGTTGTTGGGAAAGTCATCACCTGccaataaaataataagcaCCACAAAAACATTGAATGttcaaaaaaacacaaaaaaaggaaagaaaaccCCCGCAGCAGTCGGTAGCATACAGTTCAGCATTACATTACATACCTCTTCTGGTGTACTATATCGAAATAAGGCTTCTGCAATCTCTGCACTATTACTCTGTGCAATGGCTCGGTGACCTGCTGCTGCCCCTACAGACCCGTGTGGTTCTCCCTTCACTTGGTTGGAAACTTCTGTTAGTGCTTCATCTGGAGTTCCTCCAATTTGTGTAACTTGATATCCCAATGATGCTTGTTTCTCAGGAGTTCGatcataaaattttattgtCATTGACGGATCAGATGACGGAGCAAACCTATTcacataattataattatagttATACCCTACATATAGATATAggaatacacacacacacacacacatgcatGCTTAGGACTCTACCTCACTAATAAATTAAAGGTTTGATTTACAATAAAGGATTATAACATGCAGCGTGCATTGATTTGAATATACATATAGGAAtatacatacacacacacacacatgcatGCTTAAGACTCTACCTCACTAATGAATTAAAGGTTTGATTTACAATAAAGGATTATAACATGCAGCGTGGAATGATTTGAAGAGCATCAATCCAATACAAATGAAGCTCGGTTTTCTTATCTTTAAAATGACCTTCTACTCATGTTCAAACATTTTTTGATTTAGTACACTTTCTATGACTTTTACTCCTATTCAAACATCCTTGATTTAGTACCCCTTCTATCACTTTTACTCCTTATATGTAagttatatatttcattttgtttgttgtttacttttagaaaaatatccTACCCTTTTCTTTTGTAATATTTTCTTCTCTAACAAGTTATTTTCATCCACACAATaacaaaattcacaaaaataTCTCTTACGGATTTTCAACAAAGCTATTTCCAGCAGGATCGTCAAGAACAAATGTAAATGATGATTCTCCTGCGCAACAGGCTCGCAACTTCACCAAAAATTGATCTATTGCTTCAGCTGTCTCCGGAGCAACATTCTATGATGTCAAAGATATAAAACTAAGTCAGTAAAAGAGAAACTTATACGAAACAATAATAAGGGCAGTTCTTGTCGATGGCAGTTCATGGCGCCTCAATAGCAGATTATGGCAGAAAAACCAACCATATCAACCGATATTCGATAAAACTAAATATATGACAAAAACAAATAGTACCTTGCATCGTTCTTGAAGTTCATCAGCAGCTCGCATCAGTATCCCTTCTACCTATAATTACACCAGAAACACTATAGTCACATCATATGAGGGGAAAATGTTTAACTAATCATAGCTTTAACCCAAATCTTCATAAAATACTTGAAATTAGAGCTCTAGCACCgacaattatatatatgtggACATTATCCTTGCTACAACAATAACAAGTAATAATTTTGTACAAATAAATGTAAGCCAAAATCAACTACAGGGTGTAGACTGTAGAGGTATTCACTGGCAAATCAAGGGGGCAGATAACAATTGAGATAAAttgaagtatatatatatatataccgtTGACAGACTGCCACGCCGAGCCTCTGATTGAATCTCAAAATCCAACTCCGGTATCTGCAGGAACATTCACACAGTTAAACTAAAGCACAATTACAAAGTATTGAACATCATTATCCGCAAGATCAATTTACTACCTTGATGGTAGCATGTTCTGATTTTACCACTTGTCTGTTGAGCATCTGCatcaattaaaaattatgagTAAGCACTCTTACTCTTACAAAACATAATCCAAAATAGAGCGTAGCAAAGTAGATAATTTGAATTAGCATAACCTCTGGATTGCCTGATGAGATCTTCAAGGTGTAAGAGCAACAACGAGTTGGAATTTCGTCAACATACATTACTTCATTATTCCTAATTCACAAACAAAGACCCGAGTGTTACAAAAAGTTTAAGGTTTTGTTTGTTtatcaaaatgaaaattacTTATATATCTTAAAAAGCTACCccagtagtaataataataataataataatcactcaagccactaggtttggtctagggATTTGAGTAGTATGATATAGGTCGTGGGTTCGatcccagctcattgtaaaccaaaacaataaaataataataataataatcactcTTGATAGATTAGGGAAGCAACTTACTTGTTGCAACAATGAGGACAATCGAAAGCGGACAACCAAATCTGCATATTAGGCACAATCATTTGATAGAAATAAGAAAATAGATAACAAAATAAGGTATTTAGCATGATAATAATGAGAGAAagattaaaaatagaaacaagaGAAATTTCAAACATTTGGGAAACATACCTTTCTGAAGTGAGGAATGGAAGTGATGAAGGAATTTGTAGTGCCCTGAAACGAAAGAGACATGGGAGAATTTGAAGTGagatgaaaataaaacaaacaaatttcggAAAATACAATACAGTTAGAGAGAAAGTGAGAGTACGTTTTCGCCGCAATGCATGCATAAGCTTTCAAAGCTTTGAAAGGTTTCGCAGTTAGAGAGAGGGGCGCCAAAAAGTGCTTCAACCATCTTGTGCCGGCACCGATCGAAAGAGACAAAACAATAAAAGGTTAGGTTAGGTCTCTGGAGTCTGGACAAAGTAAGACGATAATAATTGTTAATTGACTGCTCAAGCAAAATCCAcactctctctatatatatacacacacgaATAAATAGATCAAACAACcctgaccaaaaaataaaatagatcttttttcaaagaaaaaatatatatatttcaaagaaaaaatagatattatattttttcagaagaaaaaaatagatacAATACAAATATCTTATGTGCTTGGTGCACATAAGATAACAGCTgtgataataatattttattaaattatgtttttttgcaaagtTATCAAAAATGGACTGGACCGATCGGTCGGCCTGatcggtcggaccgtgaactggtcatgaaaacggtttggTTATGAGCAAAAATTGGATAGGAAATAAACCGGCAAAAAAACGCATGAACCGGTTTTGAACTGGCGAACCGATTGACACGGTCCAAGCGGTTctgcagaatttttttttttttaaaaaaaaggacaaaacgacgtcgttttaacatttttttttaaaaaaaaaaaaatcctaaacaAAACAACACGTCGTAGGAATatgaaatgtttgttttttatcataggaattgatttttttgaaaGCAGTATATTGTCAATTGATGTTATGGTgctattttatgttattgaatttagtttattatataatttctaatttgatttgaattataaattttattttattttgacttgtgatattttatctttttaatgtgtgaaattgtgaaatatcgagcaattattcatatatttttatttatatattaattaaaatatatatatttaattaaaagcGGTTCGACCCGGTTGAACCTgatccgaccaattgaaccttgaaccggtgagctcgccggttcgatgaccggtccggttctgacaaccttatttttttacacagtttataataatatgataaaacaaACAGTATATAATATTTAGATAAAAAATGAAtcttgtaaaataattaattttttcataaattattttgcaataatttataattataaaattttaaaacactCAATAATTTTATAGAATTCTAAATCAATTGCAATATTTAACACCACTAGATAATTAACACCACTAGATAAATAATTgcaatattttttcataaaaattatgggtaagtaaataattttattttattatatatgttaagtaagctaaaaaataaaaatattagtttaatttgttataaaattcaggttaatattcattttttgtactttttaataatttttcttttttacgcaataattattttactttttttttttttttttttttttttggtataataattattttactttattggtagccttataatttttaataattattttattttgcggGTAACATTGTATATAATAAATGAATGTATTACCATCAGTAGCTTTAAGGCTCCCATCTAAAGCAcgaaattattaaattttagagTTTGATTATATATTTGGTCCTTTTAAATACTATAGTAATTTCAAAGTTACTGAGGATGGCAatgggcgcccatgggtgcgggtttgacacttaccaaacccacgcCCGAAATTATCACCCAAACTCAAAgattgttcgggtggcaaaacaacacccacgcccacacccattgggttcgggttttttccacctaaacccaaacccgcaacacatttgaaaataatttgcaaatttaagaaattaaatttcaacgtagactttgaattaaattacaactaaaattaaggtattccaaggaaattcaaacataggctttcaagaaattacaacatagactttcaataaattaaattacaactaaaatttaaggtttTCTAAGGAAAtggagggagactatgggggtaattaggtaattataaaatatttcggatgggtgtatgggtttcgggtgtgggtttaaCCGatatcaaacccacacccatattatcgggtgtcacccaaacccaaactcagtcaaatcgggtttcgcccattgacttgggtttgggttcagGTGAactctcgggtttgggtttttttgccatccctaaaaGTTACCCTCCGTCCTGTATGaagaattcaaaatattttaacaaaatgatattGCAAAGGATTCGTTGCCTTCTAAGAAAGGTTGCAAAAGCTAACCTCTAGGGTGAAGCAATTTCTGTGCAATATGTTCATCACGGACGAATCTAGAAACTAATCGAACAGGGGGCTGatcattttttaataagaaatattacataaaatttaattataatttatatgaatagggatcaaattataccaatataaaattattttacactgatTTATTGATCGCaattaatttacactataagtatacatacaaattaataataattatatataaaaaacaattttaaagatATAATATATACACCATTGGGGTGGGAGGGAGGGGCCGAAGCCCACCCTTGCCACCCCTTAAATCCGTCCCTGATGCTGGTTACATGTTGTATACATGtgtgtaaaatataaaattgataataGGTTATACAAAATTTTCTAGgggaaatagtcattttagtTCCATAATGTGCAGCTCGCTGTCATTCTGGTCCCTgcctaaagaaaaaatattatatagtCCCTGACTCTGTAATCCGTTAGTCACTTTAGTCCCTGACATTAAAATTGACCgttaactttacaaaaaaacttatgtGGCATTTTTTAGGACATGTGGCACGCTGAGTAGACATAAATTGGACAAATAACATGATATAGCCAGGGACCAAAACGAAAGTAAACACCAAATTTTCTCAATTTAAATCCCTAAAATCCTAGAtctcattgtttttctttgttgttgtttgttgtttttcttttatgttttcatcttctatattgttgttgttcttcaATTTATTGGGAAAGGAACTAGTAAAATTTTGGCATTGATTAAGGAAAGGTTGCACAGTGAAGCAAATAGAAACTGTGTTGGAACATTTTAATTGATTGATGATATATCTATTCAATGCATTTGAGCCCTGTTATGCGCAttaaaaaatcattcatcaaaatcatttgaGCACTGTTGTTGAATAAGTGCATGCCAACCACAAAAATAGCAGCAGCAATTGCAACAAGAACAACGACGACGACATAATTTACATGTCGAGTTTACCCATACAAAATGTGTTAAGGTAAAAACTCGATTCTGATAAGTAACAGAAGTTTTTGAAAGGCATGGCACCATTGCCTTGGATATGCTTGTCTTTGAATTGAGAAATTCTCTTGGAAAAATATGGAGAAGACTCAAAGTTGATCTACGATCTTGCTGATGAATGTTTTACTAGTTCCTTTCGCCAACAAAGTTTAGCTCATTTCTTAATCAGCTTTTTTTTCTACATCACTCTTTTTTCACTGCAACCTTTAACCCCTCCTTAATCTGTGCCAAAATTTTACTAGTTCTTTTCCCCAAACAAATTGAAGAACAACAACAGAGAAGAAAAATCGGATTTGGGATTTAAatggataaatttttttttttactttcattttgGTCCCTAACCATATCATTACGCCACTTGTCAAACTTATGCATATTCAGCGTGTCATGTGTCCCAAAAAAATgccacatcaatttttttttgtaaacttaACGGTCAATTTTAACGCCAGAGACCAAAGTGACTAACAGATTACAGAGTCAGAGactatatagtatttttttcttcagtcagggaccaaaatgacaaCGAGTTGCACattgagggactaaaatgactatttcccCTATTTTCTATAATTCctcgtaaaaaaataaaatctacaattccattttgacagctctacgcACGCCACTGATTATACATGACACCAAAGTTCATTTATTTGGTTGAAaacaggggcgtctccgagttttaggaggctctgtgcaaaatataaaagtggcccttaataaaaaaaaattaaaaaaattatcgatttaaaatgcatataatataaaaaacaaaaaacattcttgtaaacatataaattatcaatattaaatcttacattaaattaaatggaacaagaaatacaaaataattatctttgaatataacgtcaaaaaggaacatcataatctaagattaaattttatgcaaagattaaaatggactagaactatatttacgagtatagataactaatatattgatactcatgatatttatgaacattaacaatatataactattattttagggcctaaaaattaatctattaatatacatctgatattttataagtataaataatatataagtaatattataggacctcaaaattttgagttgagaccctcaaaatttggaggccctatgccgtcgcacacctcgcacatgcatGCGAGCCTCCTCTGGTTGAAAACCAAAGATTTTGTCCATTGAACCACCATACTGACTTTATAATACCGACACATAAATATATTATACAtcttatatgatttttattctcagataaaattttgaataaaattatttattttttgttttacatgGAATGACTAACCTATGTTGGATTGACTAAGCTCTAAGACCCCTCGCTTATAAATTTGAGGTCAATGACCTAAAAGACAGATGACGAGAGTAAAATTTAGGCAAATCTGGCTAATaacaaaaatcatttaaaagGTTTGgtaaaattcatttattttaaaatatatcattGTGGGCACATGACTCACTTTGAATTAACAAGCGGTGTTCACTTGAGACTTTGGGGTATGCTACTCTTAAGATCTCATGTCTCGTTCCTTTTGTGCTAATTTTGGTCTAATTTATGCATAGCTATACTTTGACTTTAAATAAGACCCACAAGTGAACGGTTAAATTTCTCAGTTGATTTTTGACTAAATGCCtagttttcaaaaataaaataaaaattgtggaAACACAACAGAAATTTATTTAGATATATGTtaaaattagaaagaaagaaaaaaaacaactaaGATTAGGATAATGTATTTAAAAGGTTTGCAATAAAATtcattgattttaaaatatataataattgtgGGCACATGACCCAATTGGATTGAACAAGAAATGTTCACTTGAGATTTTTGGGCATGTTCTTTTAAGATtttagggggtgtattggattgatattttgtaagattttttttttgttaaatttgtttttgaagattttaaaagattttacgggattgtaattatttttgagatttttttgaaagactttttacaatctAGATATtccaatttgaattttgatgaatttATTACACATATTTTCAAGATTTCAAAAGACTTTAAGGATTTATaaagtttctaaaaataaacttttttctATAGGTAAAAAAAgaacgaatataaaaaaacgtaaaaaaaataaataaatttgattcaTTGACTATAAGGAAGCATGCTAGAAAAAGAAGTAGAACAAGAAGAACATTACAATCATAGTTCGACCAAAGAAAATTGCAAAAGTTAACCTAAAAGTAAATTATTAGTTGAAAAGTGACAAAcccaaaataaaagaaaagaacaaaaaccAACATACAATCATAGTTCGAccaaaaaacaatacaaaaatcacctaataaacataaaaatagaCAAAAAACAAATACCCATTAGCAATATATGTCAATTCGGTATTTCTCTTATACAATGAATCGATCGGTTTACAAACTCTTTTTGTAGTAAGATGTTgcatacaattttttaatttcagtaTTATGAATGATTCTTAACGAATCATGTCCTATAATGAAATATTTGTTACCGTCCATGTGATACTTTTGTTTTGATCTGGGCATATATATgaacaatgataaaaaaaattggagaaagAACATGACAGTAGTCTCGCTGGCGGAAAGAAGTCTTGGAAGATTATAAAAAGTCTCAAGGGTTTGAGTGAGATTATTAGGTGAATgttttatgtgtatttttaagtaaaaagtccatcaaaatccattacatgaaaaaatctattaaaattcatagacttttgaatacaaatagacattttaaaagtggtaagaaatctcaattgaataccaacataTTTTGTtgcctgaaaaaaaaatcttgattgtcttaaatttgatttttataaaaatattgattgaataccactaaattattttaacataaaaaaatcttttaaaattttttgaaatctTAATTCAATACACACcttagttaatattttttttttaagtcaatTCCATTAATTATGTGTAGCATTTTCCATATCATATAATAGTTATAATAATCAATGAGATTCTATTGGGAATTGGATTAATTCTAATTATAATCTTAGCGGGCTTTTCTAGGAAGCCCAATCATCATGCAATAGTTGGTTAtagtaaaattgtaaaaagttCATCCCATCCCATCCCATCCATACCACGTTTCGTTTCTCTCTCATAGATAGTTCACTCACTGCTCACTCTCTCACACAAATGGCGGCTCACTCTCTCACATACATGGCGGAATCAGGTGATGGTCAGAACGCCGGCGGCTCCGGTATATTTCCCCCCTCGACTTTACACATTCAAGGATCCAAGGTGCACACTGCCATGTCTTTCTACGCATCAGTCTTTGATGCCATTGACCTTGGTCAAACTCATGATCCAAGGGGAGTGCTCGCAAGAAAATTCACCTTGCTGAATGGAGCCAAATCCATTTACATAGTTGCAGTGGAAGAGGACGCTGATTCGTGAGTATCTTACTCttttatgtttcatttttttcctttttgttgttgctgttgtATCATCTTTGTTTGGATCAGATCTAGATCTAGAATCTGTTGCGTTcctgtttgtttgtttgtttgttttaatatCTCTATTTGATTGGATCTGTTATAAccttattgattttttttttttttactttatgttATATTTGATCTGGAAACACGTTTTCATCTATATTTTGATTGGATTAGAGTTCTTTGATgctataatttttgttgttagttctcgtattttattttgacacatTTTTTATGCTGTGTTGCTTACTTGCTTATGCTGTAATCCTTGTTGGAAACACGATTTTCATCTatattttgtttggattgagtTCTTTGATGCTATAATTTTGTTGTTAGTTTGTTTTTGACACATTTTTCATGCTGTGTTGCTTATGCTGTAATCCTTGTTTTGATTGTAATTGTATATCTAGACACACTGCTTTGCATTTTTAATCTCTCCTTTTGTAGTTCATGCATCACTTATGGAACTACTGCTGCTGGAAGCCAAGTGCATTTGGCTGGGAATCCTCACGGGATGATGGTTGCTGCCACCGATGGTATCCGTGGCATTGCTGAAAAGGCCGAACAAAATGGTGGAAAGGTAAAGTTTGGGAAAGTTCTCAAGAGCGCCGAGGAAAAGGTGTACACTGTGTTGACCGATCCAATCGGTTTCCTTTGGTGTATCAACCCTCAGTGATACTATTGGATTGGTTAACATTGTCGCTGTTAAGGTGTGTTTTTGTTTGGTGCTGTAGGTGTTTTTTTTGTCTGTTATTGTTTAGTTTCCCACGTCAAACAAATGAACTTAGTGTTTACTATGGTAGCTGTGGAGTTGTATGAACTTTGTTTATGCGTTTACTATGGTAGTATGGTTGTATGAACTGGTGTATGGAATGAAACATGACAAATTAGTTCACTTGTGTGTACGGg
It contains:
- the LOC123909643 gene encoding zinc finger protein ZPR1 homolog; translated protein: MVEALFGAPLSNCETFQSFESLCMHCGENGTTNSFITSIPHFRKIWLSAFDCPHCCNKNNEVMYVDEIPTRCCSYTLKISSGNPEMLNRQVVKSEHATIKIPELDFEIQSEARRGSLSTVEGILMRAADELQERCKNVAPETAEAIDQFLVKLRACCAGESSFTFVLDDPAGNSFVENPFAPSSDPSMTIKFYDRTPEKQASLGYQVTQIGGTPDEALTEVSNQVKGEPHGSVGAAAGHRAIAQSNSAEIAEALFRYSTPEEVMTFPTTCYAGCAGGCETRMFEIDIPYFKKGIIMAFTCDVCGYRNSELKAGGGFAEKGKKMTLHVKNVNDLNRDVIKSDTASVQVPELDLELASGTLGGVVTTVEGLIKKISESLERVHGFTFGDSLDEHSRSKWLDFGARLNKLLSLDKPWTLILDDALANSFIAPATDDLKDDKQLMFEEYERTWEQDEELGLHDMDTSSADAAYESANTSSSE
- the LOC123911463 gene encoding uncharacterized protein LOC123911463, which translates into the protein MAAHSLTYMAESGDGQNAGGSGIFPPSTLHIQGSKVHTAMSFYASVFDAIDLGQTHDPRGVLARKFTLLNGAKSIYIVAVEEDADSSCITYGTTAAGSQVHLAGNPHGMMVAATDGIRGIAEKAEQNGGKVKFGKVLKSAEEKVYTVLTDPIGFLWCINPQ